GAAACTTTTCCCTAAAGTCTTCAAAGCACTGATTACAAACCCAGTGATAATTATCTTCTGTTGTGTACCCTTCGTGAAGGTCTTCTGGACCTGACCCTTCGGAAAATTTATCTAAACAAAAAGCACAGTGGTCGTGCTTCCAGTTATCACTATATTGGTTGTACTCTCTCCAATAAAACGTTTTGCCCAACAGATATTTTTCTTGCCCTTGTAATCTCCAATCATCATTCGTTATCATTTTTAATTGTTCTCCTTCAGTAAAACATTTAACAGTTCAACCCAACTAATTAGCTAAAGCCCTCGTTAAAGATGAAGATTATTCAAAACAAGCAACTTCGTGTTGAGCTAAGAATATTTTATATAATCGTTTTGAGTCGTGCCCTTGTTCATCGTCTCTCCATCTAATCGCTACTGCAACCCCTTGAAGGTCGACGTTGTAGTCGCCTGTATATCCAGCAAGAACAACCTTTCCGAAATTGTTACTTCTTTTATATGTTAACTCCATACCCCAAAACAATTTTGGATGCTTCTTCTTTAGAACTTCTCCCAAATATATACCTACATCTCTTAAAAGGATTTCCGATTGTTCTGTAAACCTTTCTTTCGCTAAATGTTTATGAATCACTTTTGCAAGTGGGCTTAAATGAGCAGTTTTTTCCTCTAATTCCACTTCGGGCACCATTTCCTTTATCGTATGTTCAAAAGCCCAATCCCATATAGGTATTAAAGATTTTGGTGTATAGTCAAGTACGCCACCATCACTCTCAAAGGCTTTCTTTAAAATTTCCAGCCTTTCTGGGAACGTACTTAATGCCCATTCATTAAGGATTCTAAGTTTCCTTTTCGGATATTTTGCTTTTTCCATTTTTTCTTCAATTTCTCTTGGGACATTGTGAATTGGGTAGTCAAACATACTTAAATCCTCCGATTAGTGCCTTTAGTTATCTAAAAATAAGTTTATCATAATGGTTCTTTATCAATAGAATTTTTGTGTGCCCTTGTTAAGCTAACCTCCTAGTTATCTTTATAACTTCAACAAAAAAAGCGTTAATCTTTCTTCGATTAACGCGCCCGATTGTTGAATATCGTTATTGATGTAGATAGGAAGTGGCTTCCACGTTAGCATAATAAGAAAAGGGAACGCTACGGCGATCCCTCCTTCGTCAGTAGTTCAATGACAATTGTTTAAATTCCTTCTTAAAGTAACCTGCCCTTTAACTGATTAACGACAAAAAAATGGACTGCTGAATACAGTCCATCATTGTCCAATTCTTGCGCCCGATAGTGATATAAAAGCTTTTTAGTATGGAATTAAGCAGCATGAGTTGTGGAATAGTAAGCGATAATACTCAACACACTCAATGTTTGAATCACAATCCCAACAATACTACAAATCAGACCTGAAACTGCAAAACCTCTACCGTTTCCATATGATTTAGCAATTTCCTTTGTTGCCTTCCTTGAAAAAATAACCCCGATAACACCAAGAATTAATCCAATCATTGGTATTATAATTGAAAGGATGCCAAGAGTTAATGAAACTACAGGATTACCATTCGCTTCAGTTTTTTTATCCATTTTTCTCCCCCCTTTTAACCAATATTTCATTAAATTATTTCAAATTTTCCACATTTTCACAATAAGCACTTCTTCGTTAAATGGCCCTAAAATGATAAATGAGCACTAATCCTTGTTCTAGAAATGCGCCCGATTACTGAAGATCGATATTGAACAAAAGCACCAAGTTACTTTAAGTACAATTTTTCACAAAGTGACTTTCCTTTTTGATAAATTATGTCTCTTTCATTACTTCAATAATATGGGAATCTAGTTTTTTTCTTATTTGTTTAATAAAACTTTTTCCCACTCCCCAATCAATATCTAATATGCCGTCTCCATTCCCAGATGATATGCACTTTACAACTGTCACGCCTCCAAAATTATCAACGGTTACTGTTAATGAAGCCGTATTTCCTGTACGAAAGAAAAATTTCTCAAATACTAAAATTGAAATTTCTTTTTCATCATCACCAGTAACTTTGTAATCATCAAATATTAACGCAGACTTTATCTCCTTGTTCTCAAGAATTAGTTGAACTGCTTGAAAAGGTTTTACATCAATAGTTAATTCAAGATATTGTCTCATTTAATTTACCCTTCCATGAAAAAATACTGCCGAAACAGTCAATTTGTTGTGAAACTATAGACCCCCGTACTTTAAGTTTAATTCTTCACATTCTTGTTACTGATACGAAAAGGGATTGTTCTACAATCCCTAATTTGTTAATTTTCTACTATAGCTAACTTAATTTTATTCATAATTGAGGTGTAATTAGTTGTAAATAATACATAGTTATTTGTTTTGGTCTGAATTGCAATCCTATCTGTATTGCCATAAGGAGAACCAATCCTTATGGCATCTTTTTCTTTCCCTGCATATGTATCATCAGATGTGACATTAACAATATCATTAATAGGAATTTCTACTTTTGTTAACTGATGCCTAATTACTAATTCACTACCGACTTTTTCTACATCTATTCCCAACATTCTATCTCCCCTCAGATAAAATAAACATCACTATGATACCACATTTTGGATAAATTTGCATTAATTTCCCTTGTGTAACTAATCTGCTTTTTTGTTTAAGTGAGGATTTGCAC
Above is a genomic segment from Neobacillus endophyticus containing:
- a CDS encoding DUF4190 domain-containing protein, with amino-acid sequence MDKKTEANGNPVVSLTLGILSIIIPMIGLILGVIGVIFSRKATKEIAKSYGNGRGFAVSGLICSIVGIVIQTLSVLSIIAYYSTTHAA
- a CDS encoding SunI/YnzG family protein, giving the protein MLGIDVEKVGSELVIRHQLTKVEIPINDIVNVTSDDTYAGKEKDAIRIGSPYGNTDRIAIQTKTNNYVLFTTNYTSIMNKIKLAIVEN
- a CDS encoding DUF6054 family protein, coding for MRQYLELTIDVKPFQAVQLILENKEIKSALIFDDYKVTGDDEKEISILVFEKFFFRTGNTASLTVTVDNFGGVTVVKCISSGNGDGILDIDWGVGKSFIKQIRKKLDSHIIEVMKET